The genomic DNA GCAACGGCTTCGATAATAAGAGATTCAAGCCTATCCCGCACCATAACGATGTCGTCCAATTGGTGACGGTCTGCCGGCTGGTGCCTGCGAAAGGGCTGGATGTGCTGCTGCGGGCCTGTGCTGAACTGAAAAGGCGGGGAATCAGCTATGTGCTGCATATTATCGGCGACGGTCCGATCCGCGAGGAACTGGAGCAGCTGGCTATGGAGCTGGGGATTTACGATGAAACGATTTTTTACGGCTACACCCTCCATCCCGAAGAATTCATGCCGTTTTTCGACATTTTTGTGCTGCCGTCGCGGGCAGAGGCGTTTGGTTCGGTGTTTGCTGAGGCCGCCTTGTGCAATTTGGCGCTGGTGGGCACGAAGATCGGCGGAATTGCCGAGCAAATCGAGGACGGTGTGAACGGCCTGCTCGTCCAGCCCGAGGATCATTTGGCTCTGGCCGGGGCTTTGGAGAAGCTGATTGCCGACGAGGAATATCGTTCCCGGCTCGCCGGATCCGGGCTGGATAAAGCGAAGAACTGCTATTCGCTGGACAGGGTTGTGCATGAGCTGAAAAATATTTATTTGCAATTCAAGCAATCAAGCGAGTGAGGGCGTATGATTCCATTTCGATTTATTCATGCGGCGGATCTGCATCTGGATAGCCCCTTTGCCGGCATGACCGGCATCCCGGACGTACTGCGCCGCCATTTGCAAGAGTCCACGTTTGCCGCATTAGATCATTTGGTCGAGCTGGCGATAACGGAGCAGGCGGATTTCCTCGTCGTGAGCGGGGATGTATACGACGCTTCCGATTCTTCGCTGCGGGCGCAGCTCCGGCTGCGGGAAGCCTGGGACCGGCTTGGACATCATGGCATCC from Paenibacillus woosongensis includes the following:
- a CDS encoding glycosyltransferase family 4 protein, with protein sequence MKLLQALFFPPEQPGGVSSMIPYLQDKFEPPEWEMELFSLPKRIRGKGTDEIKFHTFDWRQYEHSAIVQKYMQTYRDYLWWTKLRLQQSYDLIHAHHPIAGLAMKEVYPDTPVIQSIHSSYERELILNRKIKEGGPEHRFLCSLYKEMEYRADRMFTVSESFRGYLSPHVDHPEQIGVIRNGFDNKRFKPIPHHNDVVQLVTVCRLVPAKGLDVLLRACAELKRRGISYVLHIIGDGPIREELEQLAMELGIYDETIFYGYTLHPEEFMPFFDIFVLPSRAEAFGSVFAEAALCNLALVGTKIGGIAEQIEDGVNGLLVQPEDHLALAGALEKLIADEEYRSRLAGSGLDKAKNCYSLDRVVHELKNIYLQFKQSSE